In Myxococcales bacterium, a genomic segment contains:
- a CDS encoding SEC-C domain-containing protein yields MKARLGPTKPCPCQSGVRYEACCRPLHTADALPSSAEALMRSRFAAFVLGDVDYLVATLAPEHEDLAAPRAALVQTLRETCRTARFMGLTIVSANESGDGAWVQFRARVFSGGQDRSFEETSEFRRVDGAWRYVGARAVSA; encoded by the coding sequence ATGAAGGCGCGACTTGGCCCCACGAAGCCGTGCCCCTGCCAGAGCGGTGTTCGCTACGAGGCTTGTTGTAGGCCGCTTCACACGGCGGACGCCTTGCCATCGTCGGCGGAAGCGCTCATGCGCTCGCGATTCGCGGCCTTCGTTCTCGGCGACGTCGACTACCTCGTCGCTACGCTCGCGCCCGAGCACGAGGACCTCGCGGCTCCACGCGCAGCGCTCGTGCAGACGCTCCGCGAGACCTGTCGGACCGCCCGCTTCATGGGGCTCACCATCGTGAGCGCGAACGAGTCCGGTGACGGGGCGTGGGTTCAATTTCGCGCGCGCGTGTTCTCCGGCGGCCAAGATCGCTCCTTCGAAGAGACGAGCGAGTTTCGGCGCGTGGACGGCGCGTGGCGGTACGTCGGCGCGCGCGCCGTCTCGGCTTGA